A region of the Pseudochaenichthys georgianus unplaced genomic scaffold, fPseGeo1.2 scaffold_418_arrow_ctg1, whole genome shotgun sequence genome:
ttacgacacatttttacttttttgacttttaaaattatcttttaaattgacaaacatcatatgtgtaattcgtggcacaattcaaacgggatcgaaagataatctttctctccccattgacttcaatacatactttttccataATAAGGTCccacatagtgtgtgtgtgtgtgtgtgtgtgtgtgtgtgtgtgtgtgtgtgtggtgtgtgtggtgtgtgtgtgtgtgtgtgtgtgtgtgtgtgtgtgtgtgtgtgtgtgtgtgtgtgtgtgtgtgtgtgtgtgtgtgtgtgtgtgtgtgtgtgtgtgtgtgtgtgtgtgtgtgtgtgtgtgtgtgtgtgtgtgtgtgtgtgtgtgtgtgtgtgtgtgtgtgtgtgtgtgtgtgtgtgtgtgagctttgaTAGTTTCGTCGGCAGTGAGGTGGGCCCTGCGCTTTTGTTGGTGGCCATGGAAACAAACGTGCAGATGGTTGCTTTTGTGGTAacgtattttcccccttcagcTTTACAAGAGAAGGTCAGTTGCTAAGGCGAGAACTTTTTATGTTCTTCTGTTGTTTCTTTGACTTCCTGCACTGGAATGAATTCAGTCATGCTTGCAATGTGGCTCCTTGGAGGGCAAAGTCAGTCGGCCCGACAATTTGTTAGAAACTGAAATATCCTCACAACTATTGGATCAATGTCCATTAAACTAGCTTCAGACATTCATGGAGCCCAGAGGATGAATCAAAATGAGGATCCTCTGACTTTCTGAACTGTTTCATGGATTGCTCTGACATTTGGAATAAACATTCTTATGTTTTCCTCAGGATGAAATGTAATAATTTTCCTCTGGCGTCTTCATCAGCCTAACATTTTAATTAGTTCAAAACTTTGGTTTATAACCAAATATCAGCGAGGCTATAGTTTCATTCGCTAGATTGTACTTAGTGCTATTAAGCACATATCAGCATGTTAACACTTGTATTGTTAATGTGGTTGTATTAAATGCAACCACAGATGTGTATTGCAATTAACCTTTTGTATCAGTTTTGTATCAGTTGTAAGTTAGATACTAGATTTAACCATTTACACTGAACTGTTGTAAAGACCAGCATGACTGCATCACTAAATGCAGTAGAGGGCACCACCTGGTGATGAAAACTGAGCATCAGTGCAACAGTGACAGTCATTCGTAGGTCGGGCCGGGTGTATGACTCAGATGTTATTAGGCTAAGCTGATTTGGGCGCGAAACGATAAACCCACAAGAATTTAGGGGAGCACATCATGCTCTCAGCCCACAGCAATAACAGAGAACAACAGTGTTTACGATAAGAAAGACAAAGAAGCTGATGATCAATCCTTTCAAAATATGACTGAGCACACTTTGATTACCACAGCAAAGATTTCCTTTCGCTGGATGAGGACATATTTATTATGTGTCACTGCATTTGACTGAAGGCATGTTGCAAGACTCATGCGCCCTTTCTTTTGCACGTTTCCTGTGGGGGTCTTAAGATATAACATGtggtctacctatgttgcaaatgtattatcttttcaatttgcacacggcatctattgcacgtctgtccgtcctgggagagggatccctcctctgtggctctccctgaggtttctcccatgttccctataaactgggttttctttggaagtttttccttgtacgatgtgagggtctaaagacagagggtctaaggacagagggtgtcgtattgccatactgatattctgtataaactgtgaagaccactgagacaaatgtaacatttgtgatattgggctatataaataaacattgattgattgattgatataccgTGTGCATTTGTCTCTTGTGGTGCGGTCTAAGTAAGTGCACCATCAGCAGCTTGTTTGTTCTTTATAGTAAAGAACTTCATGTTCTCTGCATTGATATTACTGTAATTGTCTCATGCAGGAAGCGTTTCGGCGTTATGACAGACAACCTCAAGAGCAGCAAGAGAGAACAACACCAACATGCGCTGTCATGTTTACTgaaacatcaacatgtgttttATTTAGACACAGAGCTCACAGGACCTGAGAACTGAAACACACATCTTTGATGCCATCAATGTGTGAAACTACAGAAGCTTCGGTAATGGGAACCTATTCTAACAGTAATACAAAAGTACAAATAAGAAGCAAAGAGATATGGATGTCTCAGAATAAAATGTCATGGTTTTGGGGTTTCATGCCGTTAAAATGTCGAGGAAAAAAAGGGGAATACCTGAGCATCAAACTAATTATAACATATATCCATACGACTTGAGTTATAGTATATTTAAGCTTCTGATGCAGAGAGTGGTGCCTCTGTCCGGTTGGCGGATTGCTTTGGAAGTTTGCTTTTTTCACCTTAAGAAAATATAGCGCTTTTTATCTCGAAAAATCACTCAGAAAAACATATCATGACATTTCTTCCTTCTACAGTAAGCAGGATAAAGTGAATCATAAACAGACGTTAACGAACTGGGCTGGCTATATTTCAGACTTTTTCATTGTCTTCTCGATCCAGATGATTTGTTTTTTTGAGAGAAAAGAGTACACACCCGGGTATTGTTTTATGCCACGCTTATCAACCTTTCCAAAAGAAGTGACACCAACCAGGGCTCCATTGCACAACAGTGGGCCTCCTGAATCCCCCTGGAGAGATAATAAATATACAACATTGCATATTAAGACACATACATACGCATGAGTTAAGGGGTGACGGGCAGTTTATTTCCTTTGCAAAAGAATCCAGATGCACTCACCCCACAGGTATCAGCCACCTCTCCCACGACTGAACCAGCACATATCTGGCTGCTGGTGATAAGAGGCTTCCCGTTGTAATTCTTAGGAGAGTTGCACTTCTTCCTATCGACCACGGTCACACGGACAGACCTCAGGACATCTGAAGGAGTCGTGGCGGTGTGGTTTGTTTTTCCCCATCCAGCCACCAGACAGCTGGTGCCAGCTGCTGGATATTTGTTGGTGTCCCCCAACGGGAGACACTTCACCGTCTTAGTTTGCATCACCGGTTTGTCAAgctgatataataaaaaaagagaGATTTGATGCTGACCAGCTGGATGTTGTCTTTGAGAAATGTAAGGCTTGTTGTGACATTAATGCTCTTTGTCTTCATTGATGTGTTGTGCCATTTCCCTATGTTGGTGTCATGCATAGATTGTACTTATAGGTTATAGCAGCTTATTAACACTTGAAAATGATGAAACTTTCACTAAATGTACTTCCTTCAAATTATAATTATCAATCATCATGacagcagtggcgaaccgtcagggccttcaaggtattcagagaataccctggacactcagataaaacaaacaaaaaaatcgatgtaattatataaattaaatgaataaaagagaatggtatctgtgttgttgatctgtacacagtgtcacgttgatttgtttgtccttctcggaccatgcaatacgcatttcagtggttttgtgttagaaaagaaagcaaccaatcagatcgtgttctgggtctctgggtagaatatccttcaacaaggtattctacatccttgatcgaatgccctggccgttgcactgaatgagggcgtacgtttggactgacagtttgatcaaccaatcatatattgatttgtagccaatgggcgtgttctttcagagttcccctcggttccagaGTATTAGCTTATTAACTTGAAAATGATGAAACTTTTACTAAATGTACTTCCTTCAAGTTATAATTATCAATCATCATTACAATCATAGTGGATGCCAGTTAATTTAACTCCATTCACTTTGACTTGATTTGGGACATTTAAAGAACATAAACAGATAACATTCTCTCCTCGTTACCAAACCAAAAAGCGTATATTAAGATCAAACAAATATGTGCCTGAATCATCTTCAACGGTTTCATAGATTGCAGATTGTTGCACCTTTGCTTCAACTTGGTTACTTGTGTTTAGAACTTACCTTGAGCAGCATGAGGTCATTGATCTTCTTTGTTGCATCATAGCTGGGATGAGGAAAACTCTTCACCTCGCGGACCTGCCTGGAATCTTTTTCCTTTCCTTTAATGGAGTGCACTCCCAGAATCACTTGCTTAATGCTGAGGGAGAAGAAAACAGAGTTTACAATAAATGTTAAAATGTATCTTCAGTAGCGTTAAATTCATACAGGCAGAATTTCGCTTttataaatctgatttgtatcCAATACTTGGGCAATCCTACTCTGAAAAGGTTTCAGTCTCTGTCCTGAAGTACATTTTTGAAGTCTGTGTCGGACTCATGTGTCTGTTATTTGTGCGTGTTCAAGAGCTGCTATTACAAATGGAAAATGAACCCCAGTGCAAACAGTGGTTTTATTTAGATTTTATTTGTTTACCATGAATAGTATTTCAGGTTAACTTTGCTTTTTTACCAATGTGCAAAATCATTTCTTCATTCAGATGAAAATAATTAtgattttatataaaacatttaTCACCAGTAGTTTATACATTAGTTTTAGTGCATAGGAATGTTTgtatcatgctcttactttttgCAGTGGGCAGCAGTCAGGACCCATTTTGGATGGATCAGGATCCCTCCACAGTACGtaggccgcatcagagccatgAAAGGCAGCGAGTGGGGGGCCACTTCTTTCCCACCAATAATCTCAGAACCATGACCTTAAACAGAACAGTAATTCAATAATGACAGTTCAATAATTTTGAAAAAAGTATAGAAATTAATCAATAAATGGTAAACCAAATAAATTGTAACACTCAGCTGCACTGTAATATTGGAAGTATGCATTCTGCATGCTTACATGAGTGAGGTAGATATCACAAAGTACATGAAATACAGAGTGTTTTACTCACATGATTGGACGATGAGGAGGACCGCACAAGAGATCAAAACAAGGAAATCCATTGGGCACAACATTGTTCTTATCTCTCTCTGATGTGACGGTGAATGCTCTTCAACATTATCTTGAACGTTGGTATTTATGTGTTGCAGTTGAAGGATGTGGTCTGACGGTGGAAATGCACGAGTCAGCAGAATGGACGTAAGCAAGACATGAGAATTGGTGTGTTCGGTCTCCATTTAGAAGCAATGTGGTAACAGTTTAGTCATTTCCCACTCACCATTAGCCTTTGACAGTCTGTGTGGTGGAGGCTTTTTATTTACGTGAAGCAGGTCACATCATCAGGGTGATGTTCACGATGTGGGACCACCGCATCAGCTAAAACTGGAGGCTGTTGTCAAGCGTTTCAGCTGCAGTGATGAGTGTGTGTTAAAAATGATTCAAAGGACTTCATGAGAAAGTGGAATATTGTCTACTATGGTAAAGACACGTCAGCAATAAGACATAACTCAGAGGAAGAGTTAACTATAAAGAGAGATGGAGGCTTATTGAATGCAAccttaaaacataaataaataattcacTTAATGTCTTTCTTGTCGAGAGTTCGATGAGAATACAGAAGCCCTTTTTGTATCTACATTAAATACGGTAAGCTATCTACAGCTGGTTAGTTAGCACTTAACTACCAGACTAGACATATACTGTATCCTGGCTTTGTCTAAAGGTAACAAAGTCCATTTTCCAGTACCTCTAAAGCGCAATAACATTACATCTCATTTATTTAATCAGTACAaatatttaaaggtcacctatcatgctatttgtataatatatacataaatataaaaaacatgtctatgaagtgttttgctcaaaataccaaacagatcacccattctagccatgcctcatatccctctatttacttcctgtttcaaaagtgctgattctggtataaagcttacaaaataaaaaaggaggggtctgagctcatgcgggacccggcagctactgtctaaactaaatgctgccgtgatgaaacgccatatcatggattatcaaggattctctctgaaacagtctggagctcaaaggctttctctcttgccggttacaccacaaggtgagttcctttttacttcctgcttcttcacacacatgctctccagtacaggttagctctgagtgttagcgatgctaacgtaaacaccgaccatattacgtccaaaacagtcgggcattgtttctgatagcaatgtttctgattgggccttgggtccacatttcagatgttacgtcatatcggacgcaattctggatcagctccgttgttccccgtttttagagatgtgggtacggagggaaagagagagggttttattttctgatgctgcgtgagttccctgacacaccggggacacatagttatgtatagaagacatcacaaagtgcattttgcattatAGGTCCCCTTGAAGCGTAAACTGCCAAGTAactggaggcgtgtggcgcagtggattagtacattggtgttcggatcaggagagcacaggttcaaaccccactgcagccagcatgttgttgtgtccctgggcaagacacttcaccccaaattgctcctgtggggattgcccacagtattgagtatgctttggataaaagcgtcaaacaagtaacatgtaatgtaacttTCTACCTGATAGACTTCAACCACTCCCCCACAATTATCATCAGAACAATTAACAACCAATACATATTTTGTTTCTACCCAGAGCTGTACATTTTATCCCTTGTGAAAAACTCAAGTGTTGCGCAATAAGTGTGCTTAGGTGGACATGAAGGTAGTTGGACACAGGTCGTCTCATTACAGTCCTGCAACAGCTCCAGATAtcagattttcttttctttttagcaAGGTTTTCAGTGACACAAAAACACCAATtaatgatttatttaaaaatattagGTATAGCCGGTTTCAATGGCATCCCCCACTTAGAACTGTGCAAGGCCATGGCCATTTGTAAAGTAGACACTAATGGTTATTATCTTTTTcggataaaaaataaatgtcctTAATATCATTTTAGCTACTTCACGTGTTCCATGTTTGTTCGTAATACAGCACTGATTTTGGTTCCTACCTTTAAGGTACAATTTGAATAGAGGCGGAACTAATTTACGGTGTTGTGTTTAACACATGTTTATATCGGGACACCAGAGACATTTAGCACGGTGTGAGCTGTCTTTAGGATGGAAACTAATATTATGTATGAAACAGCATGCAGTATCAGCTCCTCTAAGATTTGTGTTATcaatttgtaatcattattattaataataacgtGTGCATAGACATTTTTCAGGGGCGCACTAGCCATCTGTATAATTTcctcgcagcgaggctccccctttGACAATCCACTtgcgcagtgtttctcaaactttttcataccaaggacacttaaccaataaaaaaacactcacggaccacctgACTCCACAAAAATCCAAAAACAATAGGCCTGCTCACCACTCCAACAGTATATAACAGCCTAATAATTATAGCTTAACCTTCTCTATATTGCCTCGTTCACACATTAaatcaacaatacaaatacaactaCAGATTATAGGCATTTAGTTCAAATACGATTTAAAATGCTCTCAGGTTTTACACCTCTTATGAAATGTAGACTACATTTATTACGGAGTTTATGTCCGAGCCAACAGACTCACACAAACCTCCcattcaaaaacaaaatacagtaaAACTATGGTCGCAGGCCCAAGTGTAACTCTCTGAGGCCTGCATGGTCTGCCtacaaaactaaaataaaagAACGTTTCTGCAGCCCCAACAACAGCCTGTGATCATCAACAGGCTTCATGCAATGCTTCATCGGATGCATATTAGATAATAATCTCTATCTGACTCCTAACATCTACTTCTACTTCCAGCATGGATAAATGTTCATAAAATACATCCATTGTTTGTTATATGCTTCTTGAAATCCAAAAAAACACATCGTCCTtcttgaaaatggtacaaacaagtggcaacatgtttgACGGAGGTGTtgtgctgggctatatcatgcaatcgaaagtgctccattgcggagatattccagcGAGAGTGGGGAAAACGTACATTAATTCACTAGCCCCCCGTTCAGATTGTGTATTTCTGTAGTAACGCACAGGAGGCTTCTGGTGAG
Encoded here:
- the LOC117442364 gene encoding granzyme A-like isoform X1 yields the protein METEHTNSHVLLTSILLTRAFPPSDHILQLQHINTNVQDNVEEHSPSHQREIRTMLCPMDFLVLISCAVLLIVQSCHGSEIIGGKEVAPHSLPFMALMRPTYCGGILIHPKWVLTAAHCKNIKQVILGVHSIKGKEKDSRQVREVKSFPHPSYDATKKINDLMLLKLDKPVMQTKTVKCLPLGDTNKYPAAGTSCLVAGWGKTNHTATTPSDVLRSVRVTVVDRKKCNSPKNYNGKPLITSSQICAGSVVGEVADTCGGDSGGPLLCNGALVGVTSFGKVDKRGIKQYPGVYSFLSKKQIIWIEKTMKKSEI
- the LOC117442364 gene encoding granzyme A-like isoform X2; this translates as MLCPMDFLVLISCAVLLIVQSCHGSEIIGGKEVAPHSLPFMALMRPTYCGGILIHPKWVLTAAHCKNIKQVILGVHSIKGKEKDSRQVREVKSFPHPSYDATKKINDLMLLKLDKPVMQTKTVKCLPLGDTNKYPAAGTSCLVAGWGKTNHTATTPSDVLRSVRVTVVDRKKCNSPKNYNGKPLITSSQICAGSVVGEVADTCGGDSGGPLLCNGALVGVTSFGKVDKRGIKQYPGVYSFLSKKQIIWIEKTMKKSEI